The stretch of DNA TAGACTTGGCAGACAGAGCGTTTTAAAGTTAAGCGCTTCATGAAGTTCCATGGATTCATGCAGCGCTAGGGTTGGTGTATTCATAAGTGATATGCTGAAAACTAAAGCAGGAATTGATGCTCGTATTCCGGGTTATACGCGCGAATACGCACCCGCCGCATATTCCCTTGAAATTTAAATCATCAAGAGCTCGCGAAGCTCTTGTTCGGTAAGCGTGGGCACCGCCTCCTGATCGAGTCCCAACACTTCGTCAATCAGATGTTTCTTTTTGTGCTGGAGTTCGTACATTTTTTCCTCCATCGTGCCTTGGGTGATCAGGCGGATGACTTGGACGACGTTTTTTTGCCCCATACGATGGGCGCGGTCGGCGGCTTGCTGCTCCACTGCAGGGTTCCACCACAGATCATACAGGACAACGGTATCCGCTCCTGTCAAATTCAGACCGGTTCCTCCTGCCTTCAAGGAAATAAGGAAGACGTCCATTTCGCCATCGTTAAACCGGTCGCACAGCTCAACGCGCTCGCGGGCCCGTGTAGACCCGTCCAAATAAAAAAATGGAATGCCTTGATCGCTCAGCGCGTGGCCGATGAGGCCGAGCATCTCCGTGAATTGAGAGAAGATCAGCATGCGTTTCCGGTTGGCCAGGCACTCTTCTACGATCTCCATCAGCTGCGCAAGCTTCGCGGAGCCTCCTTTGTATCCTTCGATAAAAAGGGCGGGATGACAGCAAATTTGCCGAAGCCGGGTGAGACCGGCCAGGATTTTGATCCGGCTCTTGTGATAACCATCTACGCTTAGATGCTTTAAGGTTTCCTGCTGCAGCTTGGCCAAATAAGCGGCATACAATTTCTTCTGTTCCGGCAGAAGCTCGGTTGGCTTGATCGACTCCATTTTGTCCGGCAGGTCTTGAAGCACCTCGCTCTTCCATCTGCGCAGCATGAAAGGCCGCGCCCGTTTGGACACCTCTTTGCGCGTTAAGTTTCCGAATGCCTTCCGATCCTGGAACAATGCCGGGAAGACGACGCTAAAGATCGACCACAGCTCTTCGATGCGGTTCTCGACAGGAGTTCCGGTCAAGGCAAACCGGTAACCGGCTTGGATCGATTTGACCGCCTGAGCCGTCTGCGTCGCATGGTTTTTGAAGGCTTGCGCCTCATCCAGAATGAGGGTGTGGAACGGTTGCTTGGCATAGAGCTCCACATCTCGCAGCAAGAGCGGGTACGACGTGAGGACGACGTCGGCCTCCGCCAGCCTTTGCATTTTCTCCGCTCGCTCGGTTTGGCTGCCGTCCGCAATCAGCACGCGGATGTTCGGCGCGAACTTCCGCAGCTCATTACGCCAATTGTAGACCAGCGACCCCGGCGAGATGACGAGAGCAGGGATGCGCCGCCGCCGAATCTCTGGCACAGAGGAAGCGATAAAGGCGATGCTCTGCAAGGTCTTTCCCAGCCCCATGTCATCCGCCAAAATGCCGCCGAACCCGTAATGGGCGAGAGTCTTCAGCCATTGGTAGCCAATTCTTTGATAATCACGCAGCACAGTCGTAAGAGGAGCCGGGACCTCGAAGTCGAGATTGTCCGGATTTCGCAGGTTATCGAGGAGCTGGCGAACCGGCCTGTCGAGCTTCAAGGCATTGAATTCATGATCGATCAAATGAATGCCGCGGGCCAGGGGGACACGAATCTTCGCTCCCGCTATATCCGAATAGAGAAGCCCCGTGTCCTTAAGGAACTTCGATAGCTCTTGAAGCTCGGCGCTGTCCAGCGGCAGTAAGGAACCGTTCGGCAGGCGGTAATATCTCCGCTTTTCCTCCAAGGATTTCACAAGGCTGCGGATTTCCGTTTCCGGAATCCAGCCCATGTCCAAGCGGAATTCGAGCCAATTCATTTGCTCGGCTGCGGATACCTGCACACTGACCTTCGGCAGTGTATCTAATTTGTGCAGCCGGAGCTTCACAGCCGTCGTTGCGTACACCTTCATCAGCTTCTCCAGCTGCGGAACAACCGTATACAGGAAGTCGAACTCCGCTTCTTCGTCGCTCATGAAGTATCCGGCCTCTGTCTTCGTGAACGAACTTTGTTCGATCACTTCGATGATCCGCCGCTCCCGCTCAAGGTCCCGGATGAGAATACGAGGGGAGTCCTGCTGCTTCCGGCTATCCTCCAGGGGATTAATGACGACCTCATTGTATTGAAATTCCACGGCGGCCAGAAGACGATCCTTCACCCGGTCCAGATACAGCTTGGCTAGAAGCGGGGATTGCGTAACCTGCTCGGCAATGGCCGGGGCGATGCTGACGCTGCCCAGTTTCATGAAGCCGGGTACGGCTTTTTCAATAAAAGACTCCATTTGACCGCTATGAATCGGAATGTCGTCCGTATTCGATTCTTCGAGAATCGCCTTTAGTTCTGCAAGTCGTCTGCCTTGTTTCGCCGGAAGCGTAAGCAGCTTACCCTGAAGGAAGGCCGCTCCATAAGGCTCCATAACCGTCAATTGCTCAAGGCCGTGGACCCGCAAAGAGTAGTCCCCTGAACCCGCTTCATCGAACTCGAAGCGAAGAGGCAGGGGTTCATCAGATAAGCAAATGCCGTCATATTTGAGGTTCCCATCCATAAGGGTGACCTTCGGCGCCTGTGTCAGCAGAGGAAGCAGGCCTGCCCATGCCTGTGGCGGAATCAGCAGCATGCGGTCGCTGCTTCTGCCCGAGACATAGGCGGCGTGCAAGCGGTCGGTTTCGCGATAGGCGGCGCGATCTCGTACCATTTCGATTAAAGCTCGAAGGACGGCCTCGTTTTCTTTCGCAAAGCTGTGGAGCTCGGGATCGTAGTTGAACCTCGGCGAGAAAGGGTAGCGCTCCCCCCGTACAAGCTGATCCAGGAAGGAGGCGATATTTTGCACGATATATAAGGCTTTGGGGCCAACTTTAAGCTCGATGCCGAACAGGGTGGTGCTTTTGTTATAGGCCAAGAGCTTAAGAATGAACTCCACGTCAAGAGGCGTTCTCGTTTCCACGAGCGTTCGATTGTGGATAGGGCGTATGGGCTTATCGTCGAACAGTCCGAGAATACGCTCGGCGAGGTGGACATTTTCCACATGATCGGGAGTTTCTCCGGGCTGCTCATTGGCAGCAATCGGTGGAGCGGCTGAATCTCCGGTTAGCTGCAGCTCATATATACGGATCAGAACAGCGGCAATATGGTGGCAAAAGGGTTCGAATGAGCCCAGGTCGGGGCAGGTGCACTGTGCATTCGGTTTGCCGTTCCAGTCAAACGCAAGCTGAATTTCATGATGGCTGGAGCCATTCACTTCGGCCGAATATTCATTGGTTTCGGGATCGAATCGTGTAAAATGGATCTTATTCGCGCGGCATAACCGTTCGCCTTTTTGATAAGCATAAGGGCCGCACCATTGTTTGATCGATTTTTTGGTTAACGTTACGCTCATTTGACGGCACCTTCCTGAATTTGTAGAACGGATGTTTGTATGTCCATTGTAGCATAAATATTTTTTCAAAGAGACGTGAGAAAAAGTATCTGTGATACGATGAGATCCTATACGGAGGGGGGACGCGCAATCGTGGATGAAATCCCTGTTGAAGAATATAAGATAGGAACCGTTCTCCTTAGGCAAGGAGAGGTTCCTGCTAAGTGCTATTTCGTGTTGATGGGATGCGTAAATAGCCACACAATAAGAAGATGCCCGCCAGCGCGGTGAACCGTATCATAAGTAACGGCAAGTTTTATTTATACTCGATTCGGGTCACATCTTTGAATTGAATTCCCTCTTTCGTGTTTATTGTCATTAAGTAGCCAAGCATAAGGTTCTCCTTCTCTTGAAACCTCCGAGAAAAGCGGATTTCCATTGTTTGCTCATCTATCCATGCTGTTCTGAACGAAGGTGGTTCTTGTGTTTCGTAGTTAATGGAAGTGGTGATTAATTTTTCCGAATGTATTAATACGGGGTACTTAAAGTTGATGATGATACGTTCTGGCATATCTGTAACGGAGGTGCCTTTCGGTGGATTGATATGACTAATAAGGGGAGCCGAATACTTATTTGTAAACCTGACAGTCTCAATAGTGCCATAAACGTTGATCAACAATATACCAACAAGCAACAACGAAGGTAAGTTTTTTAGAACGTTTTTTTGATAAATCTCCTCGCCATTCAATATTTGTAAAACACGGTGTTCTATGCTTTTGCGCCAGAGTAAAACAAAAGGTACCACTACGATCATGGAAATTAAATGCAGAACCTGGCCAAAGTTTTCAAAGAAGTTATGGCCCAGGACGACAACCTCCAACAGAGGAATTCCCCATAAATAGAAACTCATTAACACAAGTAGAGTAATTAAAAAGATATCTTTAAAAATAAATTTTCCCTTGGTCTCATAAAAGATAATTACAAAGAAAGCGAAAAATACAAAGTAACCCCAGCATATTCCTGAAGCCCCGTGGCCTGCGACACCATCTGTTGAATGCCAAATATTAATGAGAGTAGTCGAGATGAATGTAAGAACGGATATAAAAGCGAACCGGGAGGATCCGATCAATAATTCAGTAATGCTTCCAAATAGAAGAAACACCAGTATGTTCCCAATGAAGTGATTAATTAAAATTTCCGGCGAATGTGTGAAAGATGATAGTGGAATTAGATAAAAATGTCTTATTGCGGGGACTTGACCAGAAATGGTGTCATATAAATCCGGCAGGAAGAATTGGGGAACAGTTGATATTAGACATGCTAATACTAGTAATAATGTAATGATAGGCTTACGTTGTTTCAGTTGAACAAGAAATAATTGCAGCATATTAAACCCCCTGAAATGATCTATTTATCCAATATAAGGGATATGTAATATTAAATGAAAGATTGTAACGGCAAGTTTTTTTGGGGTCAGAGAACGACTCGGTACCTTAAGGAGACTTTTGCTTGCGAAAAGCGAATCGCCCCTCCGCCGATTTGGCGGAAGGGGCGATTTCAAGAAATATAAATGGCTTATTCTTGTTACTGAACGGTAAAATCAACGGTTTGAGTGGAACCTAGTGTATAGCCATTATAGGCTACCAAGCCTGGGTCCATTATGATTTGATAACTGTTACCACTTACAAGATTTGCATCAAAAAAGAGGTTTCGTTTTTCAATACTAAAGGGGGAGCCATCTCCCAGTCTATATACACTTATCGATATCATGGATTGGGTGGTTGTATTTTTAAGATGTATGTAATTCTGATTGGTGGATAAATTAGCGGCGACATTATGATTAAATTGAAGTTCAATATGTTGTAAACCGGAAGGCACACTCGTATTGTTAATTAATGATATACCAGGTGTTGCTGTGTCGCCACTTATTGTACATAGGTTTGCACCATTAAAGGTTAAAGTAGGGTCAGCAGCAAAAGCGGTACTTGCAAAAAAGCAGAGCATTAATAGAGAGATAATAAAAGTACTAATTAGTTTTTTTTGTTTAATAAACAATTCTTTTCACTCCTTATAAATTCATAGTTTTCAGAATCACTCGCATGCAGCTTGAAGATGTGGCATCCTTTGGACTATCCCCCCCTTTATATAAAAAGTAGGTTTGTTATGTTTTGTTATGTTTGATTATAACTAGTTATGTTTAGATGTATATTAGCATGGTTGCATAAATAGTTCAATAATCAATTTGTTGATTGACACAGATAATGTGATTAAAGGTGAGCAGAGTTCTCCTTATTAATTGTTTCTAGTTGAAACGAATCCACCGGATACTGCGTAATGCATAGCATGTAAGTGATTACAAGGATGTATTATTGCGGAGGTGGAACGGGTACATGTCTATGTTCAAAAAGGTATTGGCAAGCGTCGGCATCGGGTCGGCTAAAGTAGACACTCGGCTGGAGGAGGCGCAAGTAGTGGCTGGCGGTACGCTGCGCGGGGTAGTATCCATTCGCGGAGGCCAGGTGGAGCAGCAAATTGACGCGATTTACATTTATGTAAAGACTCAGTACGAGAAAGAAGAAAATGATAAAAAGGTAACCCGCGAAGCAGAAATAGCACGGATCCTCATTACGGAGGGATTCTTGCTGCAGGCAGAGGAAGTTCGGGAAATTCCATTTGAACTTACCGTCCCTGAGCGTACACCCGTATCGTACCGCCATACACCGGTATGGCTGATGACGGGGCTGGATATCAAGATGGCGCTGGACCCAAGCGACCATGATTATCTAGAGGTACTGCCGAGCGATAACATGCAGGTGATATTCGGCGCGCTGGATAAGCTGGGCTTCAGGCTGCGTGAGGTGACCAATGAGTATGCTCCCCGTCTTGGCGCAGGCTTGCCTTTCGTACAGGAGTTCGAGTATGTGCCGACCCGCGAGTTTCGCGGCGCTCTGGATGAGCTTGAAGTGATGTTCTTTCCGCAGGGCGACGATCTGGAGATGTATATCCAGATTGACCGCAGAGCTCGCGGACTGGGAGGATTCTTGGCAGAAGCGATAGGTACGGACGAGAGCTTTATCCGCTTTACCTTGACCGGTAATGAGCTCCGCCGCGGCGTACAAGAGGTGTCCAGCCAATTGCATCAGTTCATCTCCCATTATAGCTAATATTGAACGTAGAGCATGTCTTACTTCCATATCAAGAGCACCCATAGAATAGGCATCGGATAACCCTCATGGTTAATTCGATGAAATTCTAGCGGGTGCGTTTTTTTATGCCTAAGCAAAAGGACAGAACCAATAGGCGAAAGCACTTCCGCTGATATAGATAAGGCATATATTAGTGTAGAAAATGAAGGAGGGATAGCGATGAGTGGTTATGCAGGATACACCTCTGCTACTGTGATCTTAGTGCTTTACATTCTGTTGGTAATTGTTCTGAAGACATTCTAAGATGTACGTGCTTAAAAAGTAAGAGCCTACTTGACCGTGTAGGCTCTTACTAGAGGTTATGTGTACAACAAAGTGATGACAAGCAGTTCATAAAGAACAAGGGTTAGAATAGCTTCATCATACGGATTATAGAAAGCACGATTTCCCCCATGCCT from Paenibacillus sophorae encodes:
- a CDS encoding DEAD/DEAH box helicase, yielding MSVTLTKKSIKQWCGPYAYQKGERLCRANKIHFTRFDPETNEYSAEVNGSSHHEIQLAFDWNGKPNAQCTCPDLGSFEPFCHHIAAVLIRIYELQLTGDSAAPPIAANEQPGETPDHVENVHLAERILGLFDDKPIRPIHNRTLVETRTPLDVEFILKLLAYNKSTTLFGIELKVGPKALYIVQNIASFLDQLVRGERYPFSPRFNYDPELHSFAKENEAVLRALIEMVRDRAAYRETDRLHAAYVSGRSSDRMLLIPPQAWAGLLPLLTQAPKVTLMDGNLKYDGICLSDEPLPLRFEFDEAGSGDYSLRVHGLEQLTVMEPYGAAFLQGKLLTLPAKQGRRLAELKAILEESNTDDIPIHSGQMESFIEKAVPGFMKLGSVSIAPAIAEQVTQSPLLAKLYLDRVKDRLLAAVEFQYNEVVINPLEDSRKQQDSPRILIRDLERERRIIEVIEQSSFTKTEAGYFMSDEEAEFDFLYTVVPQLEKLMKVYATTAVKLRLHKLDTLPKVSVQVSAAEQMNWLEFRLDMGWIPETEIRSLVKSLEEKRRYYRLPNGSLLPLDSAELQELSKFLKDTGLLYSDIAGAKIRVPLARGIHLIDHEFNALKLDRPVRQLLDNLRNPDNLDFEVPAPLTTVLRDYQRIGYQWLKTLAHYGFGGILADDMGLGKTLQSIAFIASSVPEIRRRRIPALVISPGSLVYNWRNELRKFAPNIRVLIADGSQTERAEKMQRLAEADVVLTSYPLLLRDVELYAKQPFHTLILDEAQAFKNHATQTAQAVKSIQAGYRFALTGTPVENRIEELWSIFSVVFPALFQDRKAFGNLTRKEVSKRARPFMLRRWKSEVLQDLPDKMESIKPTELLPEQKKLYAAYLAKLQQETLKHLSVDGYHKSRIKILAGLTRLRQICCHPALFIEGYKGGSAKLAQLMEIVEECLANRKRMLIFSQFTEMLGLIGHALSDQGIPFFYLDGSTRARERVELCDRFNDGEMDVFLISLKAGGTGLNLTGADTVVLYDLWWNPAVEQQAADRAHRMGQKNVVQVIRLITQGTMEEKMYELQHKKKHLIDEVLGLDQEAVPTLTEQELRELLMI
- a CDS encoding sporulation protein, which translates into the protein MSMFKKVLASVGIGSAKVDTRLEEAQVVAGGTLRGVVSIRGGQVEQQIDAIYIYVKTQYEKEENDKKVTREAEIARILITEGFLLQAEEVREIPFELTVPERTPVSYRHTPVWLMTGLDIKMALDPSDHDYLEVLPSDNMQVIFGALDKLGFRLREVTNEYAPRLGAGLPFVQEFEYVPTREFRGALDELEVMFFPQGDDLEMYIQIDRRARGLGGFLAEAIGTDESFIRFTLTGNELRRGVQEVSSQLHQFISHYS
- a CDS encoding rhomboid family intramembrane serine protease, translated to MLQLFLVQLKQRKPIITLLLVLACLISTVPQFFLPDLYDTISGQVPAIRHFYLIPLSSFTHSPEILINHFIGNILVFLLFGSITELLIGSSRFAFISVLTFISTTLINIWHSTDGVAGHGASGICWGYFVFFAFFVIIFYETKGKFIFKDIFLITLLVLMSFYLWGIPLLEVVVLGHNFFENFGQVLHLISMIVVVPFVLLWRKSIEHRVLQILNGEEIYQKNVLKNLPSLLLVGILLINVYGTIETVRFTNKYSAPLISHINPPKGTSVTDMPERIIINFKYPVLIHSEKLITTSINYETQEPPSFRTAWIDEQTMEIRFSRRFQEKENLMLGYLMTINTKEGIQFKDVTRIEYK